The proteins below come from a single Bactrocera dorsalis isolate Fly_Bdor chromosome 5, ASM2337382v1, whole genome shotgun sequence genomic window:
- the LOC105225163 gene encoding trypsin alpha-3-like — translation MCQFSRLLVLQLILYFAIGHIYGSPQIIDGRPVTQKIYPYFVRLHYRGEFICGGSLVRNNAVLTAAHCVKDHSVKELSVHADTINLGDPGVVRTIKTALVPNEYNAGTLNYDVAVLILSSVIPSASVIPLDKSAVPVGTRCLVIGHGKIEEYGVFSTQLQEIHVHVMSREVCQRKYRDFDGITESMMCASEPGKKDSCSGDSGDPMICNGKQAGIVSWSLGCGRVKYPTVYTDISKVYSFIERALKMYAQEVEQKYM, via the coding sequence ATGTGTCAATTCAGTCGacttttagttttgcaattaatattatattttgcaatTGGCCATATTTATGGGTCCCCGCAAATTATTGACGGGCGTCCGGTGACACAAAAGATATATCCTTATTTTGTGCGTCTGCACTATCGAGGAGAGTTTATTTGCGGCGGTTCGTTGGTGCGGAATAATGCTGTACTCACGGCTGCACACTGTGTCAAGGACCACAGTGTGAAGGAGCTGAGCGTACACGCGGACACCATTAATTTGGGCGACCCTGGAGTGGTGAGAACGATAAAGACCGCGCTGGTTCCAAACGAGTACAATGCGGGGACACTAAATTATGATGTAGCGGTGTTGATACTCTCCTCAGTCATACCGAGTGCATCGGTGATACCATTGGATAAGAGCGCGGTGCCTGTCGGTACGAGGTGCCTGGTTATTGGTCATGGCAAAATCGAAGAATACGGCGTCTTCTCAACACAATTGCAAGAGATCCATGTACATGTCATGAGTCGGGAAGTTTGTCAGCGCAAGTATCGCGATTTCGATGGTATTACAGAGTCTATGATGTGTGCTTCCGAACCGGGCAAAAAGGATTCGTGTTCGGGTGATTCTGGCGATCCGATGATATGCAATGGCAAACAGGCTGGCATTGTTTCGTGGAGTTTGGGTTGTGGGCGTGTCAAATATCCGACCGTTTACACAGACATAAGCAAGGTGTATAGTTTCATTGAAAGGGCACTTAAAATGTATGCGCAGGAAGTGGAGCAGAAATATATGTGA